ATTACCAAACAGCTTCAGTCAGTTATAAAAAATCTACCAAAGGGCTATCGCATCGTTGAAGCGGGTTCTATTGAAGAGTCGGGTAAAGCCACTAAAGCTATGCTTCCTATTTTCCCGATCATGTTGGCAATGACTTTGCTCATTATCATTCTTCAGGTGAGATCTATAGCTGCAATGATTATGGTGTTTCTCACCAGTCCATTGGGATTAATCGGTGTGGTACCGACGCTTCTATTATTCCAGCAGCCTTTTGGTATCAATGCCTTAGTTGGGTTGATTGCATTGTCTGGAATTTTAATGCGAAACACACTCATCTTGATTGGTCAAATTCAGCAAAACAAGCAAGCTGGACTCGATCCGTTGGATGCTGTTGTGGAAGCAACAGTACAACGTGCCAGACCCGTCATATTAACGGCTTTGGCTGCTATTTTGGCTTTTATTCCTCTGACTCATTCGGTGTTTTGGGGAACGCTAGCTTATACATTGATTGGTGGAACACTGGCTGGAACCATTTTAACTTTGGTTTTCTTGCCGGCTATGTACTCAATCTGGTTCAAAATCAGAGTCAAACCAACAGCTTAACCATCAGATTCTTAAGTTTAAAAATTATTCGGAGTTCATATGTCAAACTCACAAGTAGTGGTAATTACCGGTGTTTCATCAGGAATTGGTCAAGTCACAGCAGAAAAATTTGCTAAAAAAGGCCATAAAGTATTTGGAACAGTCAGAAATAAAGTCAAAGCCCAACCTATTGAAGGGGTTGAGCTCATTGAAATGGATGTGTCTGATGAGGACTCTGTCCAACTTGGGATTCATTCTATTATTGATAAGGCTGGGCGTATTGATATCTTAATTAATAATGCTGGAGCAAGCCTGACTGGGGCAATAGAAGAGACCTCTATAAAAGAAGCAGAATTTTTATTTAATACGAATGTATTTAGTATTCTTCGTACGATACAAGCGGTATTGCCATATATGCGAATACAACATTATGGAAGAATCATAAATATTAGCTCGGTATTGGGTTTTCTTCCTTCACCTTATATGGGGGTATATTCTGCAACTAAACATGCAGTTGAAGGATTATCCGAATCTTTAGATCACGAGCTTCGTCAATTTGGGATTCGCGTGACATTGGTGCAACCTTCTTTCACCAAAACCAATCTAGATAAAAACGCACCTGTAGTAAGTTCTAAAATTCCTGAATATGACAATGAACGTAATTTAGCTACACAGGCTATATCGAATCAGATTAATCATGGATCCCAACCAGATGCTGTTGCAGATACGATCGTTACAGCGGCATTGAATGATTGGCAAATGCGTCGCACACCATCTGGACAGGCGTCTTTGTTAAGTAAGTTACGTCGCTTCATGCCAAGTGGCCCTGTTGATAAGAGCATTAGAAAGACTTTTGGGTTGAAATAACTTATTCATTATTTTTAATATTATAAAATCTAAGCATAAATTTTATGCTTAGATTTTATTACTTTGAGTCGCTATTTAATTTTTGATTTTTAAATTCTGCCCATTCAATAAGTGCTTCCATTGAAGGACCAAGTGCTAATCCTATTTCACTAAGCTCATATTCAACTTTAGGGGGAACTTGTGGATAAACAGTACGTTTAATAATCCCATCTTGTTCTAATTGTTTAAGCTGCTGAATCAACATTTTCTGATTAACACCTTCGATAAGTTTTTCTAATGCAGAGAAACGTAGGGGTTGTTTAGCTGCAAAAAGTTGACAAAGGATAATTATTTTCCATTTTCCTTCAATAGCTTTAAGGGCTTCAGAGGTGATTTTTGCCCATACTATCCGCTGTTGAGGATCTTCACAATTCCAGTCACGTGCTGCTTTCATACTTACCTTTTAGGAATATACTTACTTTTTTGTGTGTACTTCCTATTATCTCAGCTTGTCTTTAAACTTAAAAGTGTTAACTGTATTAAATTTCTCAAAAGGCTGATATATGAAAATAGGTATTGTTGGAGTTGGTAATATTGGAAAGACCCTTGCACGTCTTTTAAAGGAAGCAGGTCATACTATATATGTTGCGAATTCTAGAGGTGTGGACGGGGTAAGAAAAATTGCGGATGAAATAAACGTAGAAGCAGTCGATATATATGGAGCTGTTAATTCTTCAGATGTTATTATTTTATCAATTCCTTTCCCAGCTATAAAAGAATTACCAACAGATTTATTTTACTCAGCAGCTACAGACAAAGTAATTATAGATACCAGTAATTATTATCCTGATTTCCGTGATCCGCATATTAAAGAAATTGATGATGGAATGACAGAAAGTGTTTGGGTATCCACGCAGATTAATCGTCCTGTTATTAAAGCTTTTAATAATATTTTAGCTTATTCACTTGCAGAATTAGGCCAAGTTGAAGGAAGTAAAAATAGATTAGCGATAGCTGTTGCTGGAGATAGTGTACCTTCAAAAGATGTTGTTATGAGCCTTGTTAATGACATAGGTTTTGACCCTGTAGATGCAGGAAGTTTGGAAGATTCTTGGAGACAACAACCATGTACGCCAGCATATTGCTGTGATTATGATCAGCAAATGATGAGGAAAGGACTCGCTATTGCTCAAAAAGGAGAGGCTCAAAAAAAGCGTGATCGTTTACCTGAACTCTTCTCAAGCTTAGGGGCTAATCCAACGCATCAGGATATTGTTCAAATGAATCGAGATTTAAATCCAATACTCGATTAACTTTTAAAGATTATTTTCTAAAACTTAATTTTATAAATATAAAGGGCTTATTTTTTATAATGATTAAATAAGCCTAATTGTTTGAATTAATAAAAATTCTCTATTTAATGGAGTCTGGTGGTAACTATCTAAGAATTAAAAATTTATTGGTAGTAAAGTTTTGAATAAATAAAGATTTTTTAAGAGGGCAGATTAATGCTTTTCGATTCATGATTCCATAAATTAAATATACATACTCTTGCGATGAACCAACTAATGCAAAAAGTTGATCTTGCTGATCAATACCAATAAGAATTTCATTGGTTAATTTTAACATATCAAAAGGTGAGGCATTTTTCTTGGCCTCAACAGATATATTGAAATTTTCAAAAGTTTTCTTGATATCAAGTAATGAATAATAGAAATTTTGCTGATTTCGTTGAGCTTGCAAATAAACAGTAATACGTTCTATATCTATTTGTTTATTGTGTTTTGCAGCAACTGCTGAAGCAAGAATAAAAGAAATGTTTGAAGTATTTGAGTCTATTGAGCCCACTTTAAGTTTAGAAATAGAACTTTGGATATTATCAGGTATATGTTTGACAGAAGCTGAGCACATATTTATTGACCTATAGACTGTGGTAGCTTGGGATGTATTCAGCCCTGCTAATAGTGGTATGAAAACCATGAGTTGTTTTAATTTAAGCGTCATATAAAAGCTTGTATAAAGTTTCTACTTAGCAAAACTTTAAGTTCCCGTAGCAGTTTTTGATGCCTATCTGTCCAGAGTCAATAGGATTAATAATTAACTCTCTACCCACTAATCCTCCTAATGCCTCGCCAAGTCCTACATCAATCCGCTGTTGTGTTTCGATATCCGTGAGTAAAACTTTAGGTAAGGAAAGCCACCATCCAGGTTGAGCGGCAACAGTATTGTCGAAAGTTCCTGTACTTATTTTTTGCCACTGGATAGCTTGTTTTTGTAAGGATAGTGATGTGTCACTAGTAGGAATTGTTCCTGCTGCATCTTGGGCTAGTAAAATTTCATGGAAACCAGACAGAGGATAATCTTTTAATGTGGCATTACTGAGAGTTAAACCTAAAGGTAGATCTAAGATACCTAATAGTTTTAGTGGACCAGTTTTAGCGACTACATTATCCAGCGTTGCTGTTGTAGAGCGGTTAAGAATAAGCGGTTTGTTATAATCATTAATATGTGCTTCTGTAGTGATTAATCCATTTTCAATCACTACATTCTTAAGAACAGTATTCGTAAGTGTTAAATTCAAATCACCAGATAAAAAGTTAATTCCTCCTGTGTCATCAGCTAATGTTGTTAAATCTGTATTTGATCCCAATCCAAGTTTGCCTAATATGCCTAATGCCCCAAGTCGAAAGCCAACAATTTCTCGAGTAGAAGCACTGTTCGGCGATTTGATAGCAAACTCGATAAAAGGATTAGTAATAACGGCATCTGATCCTGCATAGCTACCATTTACGGGGAGGACACCTGCTAAACTAATATTTTCAATATCAATGTCACAACCTACTCCTTTAGTCCCACCGCAACCTAACTGTAAACTTTTAATATTTGCATTTAACTCTACTTGTGCTTCCATTCCGAGACGATAAAAACCTACATCTGTATTTGGATTACCATTTTGATTAGCTGCAATATTGGTTAGATTAAATAATGCTTGACCAGTTACACCAGATAAACTCTTATCATCTAAGAGGTTGAGTTCTGCTTTTACAAGTGAACTGACCAACATCAATGGTATTGTAAATAACAAAGCCTGTTTTATACTTCTAAAATTGTTCATATCAGTTCCTTTGCTTAAAGATGATTTAGCTCAAAGGAAAGTTTGCATTTCTTTATAAGCTCAATACTCTTTTGTTTTCATAGGCCTAGTATTATTAATGTCCTTTCCTAGGCAATATGGATATTTATAAGCAGCTCTATTGAACGGGAATTATGATTTGCTCTTTTGTGTGAATTAAACAACAATAAAGCATAATGTGTTCGGTGCACACATTATGCTTATAATATGTGTGCGGTGTCAACATGTCTTCTATACAATCTCAAAAATCAAATTATCATCATGGAAATGTGCGTGAAGAATTATTAGATGCAGGATTAGCTCACCTAAAAAATAGTGATGCTGAGAGCCTTAGCTTTCGAGAAATGGCGAGACAAATTGGGGTAAGCGGAAATGCGGTATATCGGCATTTCGAAAATAAAGAGAGCTTTTTAGCAGCATTGGCAGCAAAAGGATTTCAGCTCTTGCAAGAGGAGCAAAGCCAAACGTTGCAAGATGCTAATTCTCAGCCAGAGGCGTTAAAATTATTTGGTTTAGCCTATATTAACTTTGCAAAAAATAATCGAAATCTCTTTGCCTTGATGTTTAATCCTGACTTACAAAAGAATGAAGCACTTGAGTTAAAAGAGGCAGTGGGTAATACATATACTCAGTTACATCAACTAACTGCTTCAATATTAGGTGTGGATGAAAATGACGCTCAAGTTGAAGTATTAGCAATGTTGAGTTGTAGCCTTGTACATGGCCTATCTCATCTTTTATTAGAAGGGCGTTTGGCTGAATCAGAAGAAAAAGCGAATAATTTAGTCTTATTAATTATGAATTACGCTACGAGTTTGCTTACTGGAGCTGGTGTGGATAAGCATTAAAATATTAAATATAAATTTATTTTTGCCACCTAAAATTTCGGGGAGAAATGCCTTTCCAACGTTTAAAGGCTCTGGAAAATGCTGAAACTTCGGAATAGCCCAATTGAATGGCAACTTCTTCAACTGTTAAATTGGTGGTTTTGAGTAAGTCTTCGGCTAAGTCTTTACGAATGTCATCTATAAGCTGTTCATAGGTAACTTCTTCAATTGCGAGATGACGTTGTAATGTTCTGAGGTTGACCTGAAGATGGGCTGCCATTTCATCAATTCTGGGCATTTGTGAGGGTTGTTGGAGTAAAATATTTCTGACTTTTTGGCTATAGCTGCCTAGAGAACTTCTTCGCGTCCAAAGTTGTTGGCATTCTTCTTCATATCGTGCACGAATAAATGGGTCTGCTTGAGGTAATGGTAAATCAAGCAAACTGCTTTCAAAGATAATACAGCTACGTGGTTGATTAAATTGAATTGGATATCCCGTTAATTCGGGAAATTTATCGGCATACACAGGTGCAGGTAAAGCAATATTAATGCTCATTACAGGAAACTGTATAGGCAAGACATCTCGTTGAATTGATATAACAGTTATAAGATCTCTTTCAACCAGAAAACACGCTAAGTCATCTGGTAATTGACTATGATCAAAAATCAGTAATGTATATATATCTTCCTGAATAACTTCTAAATTGCAAAAAATAGAACTAAGTTGAAAGTATCGCATAGCAAAATGTAAGGCTTCTTTCATTGTCTGACTACTAAGAATTGCAAAACCCCATGCACCAAATGTGGTTGTATGGTGCCTTAGACCTGCTTCTATACTTAAGGGAAGTGTAGGATCTAGTAGTTTAAGTAAGTTTCGAATAACTAAAAATTCTTGTTCTGCTTTTACCTCAAAGTTAGGTTGCGACAAATCATCCAAAGAAATATGCGTGTTTTCAATACAACTTTCAGGTGTTAAACCATATTGCTGACCTATCATAAGCAATATGCGAATAGCACTGATACTGCGAGGAAAATCCCAATATAATTGTATAGACATGCTTTATGTGTCATGAAATGTCAAGTTTGGTAGTATAAAGTCATTCTGCTAATGTTCAAAACTTTATATCTTTTCGGATAGGATCAAATCCGATAGGGATATATAAAATGCTAAATAATAAAGACGGCAAGCACGAAAGTTTAACGGCAGCTTTAAAAGCTTTATATGATCAAACTAAAGCAAAAGTTGGTGATGCAGACCTGGAACATATCAGAAATGTTGCCGCTTACTCTCAAGCTATTAAAGCGCGTAGTAATGAGTTGATCCAACAAGGTGGAAAACCTAATGCCATAATGCGTGGTGCGATATTAGGTGCATTGCATACATTACTTGAGTTTTCTGAACTTGGTCATAACATCATGCATGGTAGTTATGATCATTTGCCAAATGCAGGTTCTTTCCATTCTGAACGGTGGGTTTGGAATTTTATGGTGGATCCTTATGAATGGCGTGTGATGCATCATCAAAATCACCATCCTTTTACTAATATCGTTGGCGTAGACCATGATTTGGGATATTCCTTTTTACGTATTAAGCCAGGTCAGCCATGGTATGGTCACCATACTTTGCAACTTCCACTGTTGTGGGTTTTATTATTAACAACACCTAATCTTGTATTTTCTCTTTTTACTGGAGCATCAGCCGCTAAAACAGAAGGGCGTAAAGTACTTAGTCGAACCACCATTGAACAAACCTTAAAACTGACAAAAAAATATATTGCTCAGCATTTTTGGAAAGATCCTCTTTCGGTCTCTCCTCATCGGATATTGCCGACATTTTTTGGTAATTATCTGAGTACAGTTTTAGGATATGATTTGACTGTTGCAGTATTATTTCTGGAACACCATTCGCCCAATGTTGAGTTATTTAGTGACCCGGGATTGAGTGAAACAGAAGAAGAGTATTTTCGCCGTCAAATTTTAGCAACAAGTAATTTTACGCCTTATGCCCAACTTGATAATTATTTTAAAACATTGTTGGAAGAGGAAGTTAAATTCGATAATCCACCTACATTTGATGTGTTTTATGGCGGATTGGACACCCACTTAGAGCATCATTTATTTCCAGACTTACCATGTAATCGTCAAAGAGAAATCCAGCCCTTTGTTAAAGAAATCTGTTTGCAGCATGGCTTACCTTACAATGTTATGTCTCTTGAAGATGTTGTGCCAGATATGATGGTCAATGTACTCAAATTGGCGAGTCCTGTAGGCGAGCAAGAAAGAGGAAATTTTTTTAAAATCCTAAAAAATCCTAAGGAGTTATTACGTCGAGTTGTATATGGAGCCCAATATAAACTGCCAGATAACATGACGTATTTAAATAAGCCTCGTTTTTATAATGTACCTGTTAAGGTCCTTGCTGTTTTTCCGCAAGCAGGAAATCAGGCATTAATGATACGTTTTGAAAAACCTCAAGGATGGGAGGGCGTAACTTGGGAAGCTGGTGCATTTATTTCCGTACGGGTTGACGTCGAAGATGAAAGTCTGGTTCGACAATATAGTTTGTTAAGAGATAGTCACGAGGCTGATAATTGTTTGGAAATTGCTGTCAAACGTGTAGAGGGCGGACGTGTTTCGAATTATATCAATGATCATATTAAGAAAAATTCACATATGATTTTGGTAGGAGTACCGCAGGCCTCTCCCGATTTTATAATGAAAGAAGTACCTAAACAGATCATTTTTCTTGCGGGCGGTGTTGGTATTACACCAATTTTGAGTATGTTACGTAAGGCACGACGTGAAGCTCCACATAGCCAAGTTAAGTTACTTTATTTTAACCGTAATGAGAGATCTATTATTTTTGAACATGAATTACGTGAAGTTGCCAACTTATCTGGTTTTGATGTGCATTTTATATGTAATGAGATAGACCCTAATTATCCAATTACAGGGCAGATGTATCAGGCGAAACTAAGTGCTGAATTACTAGCTAAAGTTGTTCCCGATATAACAGCACATGAAGTGTATGTTTGTGCTCCACCAGGATTTATTACTGCCTCAAAATCTATGTTACTGGATTTAGGATTACCTGAAATACAATTTCATACAGAGAGTTTTACACCTCCGGTAGTAGAGCATCCAACTGATGGTAAAGATCATGTTATTCACTTTGCACGGAGTGGTATTGAGATTGTGGTTGATGGCGGGACAACGCTATTAGAAGCTGCACGTTTGGCTGGCGTTAATATTCCATCGGGATGTGAAAGAGGGTTATGCCGTGCTTGTGTCTGTAATAAGCTACAAGGTGTTACTACTTTAGATCAATACAAGGCACAACCAGATTTACGAATTACCACCTGCAACAGTTTGCCTCGTTCGGATAAGTTGGTACTAGATATTTAACATCTTTGAATATGGAATTATTAATTTTTACTTTAAAGCTTAAGAGTTAATCACCACAATAATAAAAACCAGCGTATGGCTTGCTACGCTGGTTCCCAATATTGTTTAAACGAACTAACCTGAACGCTCAACTAACCAATTACTTATTTGAGGCCAGACTGCCGTAGGTGCTTGGCTTCCGGAAACGACACCCATGTGTCCACCCGGTACGACCTTAAACGTTTTATCTTGGCTGCTAATTAAATCCATGAGTGGCTTAACAGCATCAGCGGTCACAATAATATCCGTACTACCACCCAGTGCTAACACTGAACATTCAATATCTTTTAAATAGGCTGTAAGTTCACCGAATTTCACTACACCGTTGGATAGTTCATTATCAATCCAGAAACGAAGGATGATGTCGCGCATGACTCCACCGGGATACGCCAGCATATTATCGATAAATGAACTAGAAGTTGCGTGGTCAACAATAAATTCTCGGTTATCGAGGTTTTTAAAAAGTTCCCAATATGTTTTCAAATTTCCAATCGGGTCCGTTAATTTAAAGCCCAGCGTGTTTTGCCAACCATGAATATGAAATGCCTTACTTGGCACGTGGTGGCGAATACGAAATGGCGTATGTTTACGAACCCATTCGGCAGGTTTAGTCAGACTGCCATAAAGTTTCCCCATATAACCCGCTTTGTGAGTATCGATAGGGGAAGCGAGAATAATTAGATTCTTAATATCTTTATCTTTAAATAATGCGGTATAGCAGAGTGAAAGTGCACCGCCTAAACTCCACCCATGTAAAGAAAGCTGTTGCTGACCACTATGCTCGCGAACCTGCTTTAGCATTTGAGGCATAAAGACTTTAATGTAGGTGCCGAAATTGTATTTTGCTTGGTGACGGGTTGGCACACCCCAGTCAATTAAATAGACATCAAACCCGTGTGCCAAAAAGTAGCGTACAAAACTGCGAGTAGGAAACAAATCATAAATGAGCATGTTCACAGCTAATGGCGGAACAATCACTAAAGGAACACGGTGTTTAGGTGTAGAGATATCGGCTTCGTTTCTATAATGGCGTAAGCTAATAATTTCATGCTTATAGATCACGTCAAAAGGTGTTTTTCCTGACAAGGCAATTTCAGGACCTCTAAAAAATAGATCCGATGCATTGATCAGCATGTGAGGTATTTTTTGACCAGCACGTGTCTGAAGAGATTTTTTAATAGACTGTAGCTGTGGAACGTTCTGACGAACTTTAAGCAATAAACTCATTGAATATAAAACCTATAAAGATGTTGCCCAGAGCAATAAGGAGCTGGTCTTTTCAGGGATATTAAAGGGAATGAGTTCTAAGTTCCGTGACCCAAAAGACAGTATTTTCTGTTTAAGGTGTCAAGGAATAATTATTTTTAATTAAAAATAATTTGAAATAAATATTTGAAATTAATAATGAAATAAATTTATTTAATATTTTTGTATAAAACCTTTAAAAATTTAAGCTTTTTTTAAGAATAGTAAAAATCTATTGGTAGGGTAGTTTTGTAAAGTTTATTTGTGTTTTTTTTACATATGAAAAAATAAAATATAATTATTTTACAATCCTTTAGGAATGTAATTAGAAAGTAGTTTATATGGAATTTGTTTTTAATGGTTTTTATACGCTAATTTCGGCGGTCATTGTTTTATTGTTGGGCCGCTTTCTTGTTAATCGAATTGATTTTTTAAAACGCTACAATATTCCCGAACCTGTAGCAGGTGGTTTGGTGGCCGCGGTCGTCTCGCTGCTTGTCCATACCATATGGGGCTATAGCATTGTTTTTAGTAGCGAATTACAAACCAGCTTTATGCTCGTATTCTTTGCTTCTATTGGTTTAAGTGCCAATTTCATGAAGCTTAAAGAAGGCGGTATGGCTTTGGTTATTTTCTTAGTTTGTGTAGCGTCCTTCATTGTTGTGCAAAATGCGGTCGGCATGAGCCTTGCAACTTTGCTTGGCCTTGACCCATTGATTGGTTTAATTGCGGGTTCAATTACTTTAACGGGTGGTCATGGTACAGCCGGAGCTTGGGGTGAAATTTTAGAAACTCAGCATGGTATTCAGGGTGCTTTAGCTTTAGGAATGGCGAGCGCGACTTTTGGTTTGATTATCGGTGGTGTAATTGGTGGCCCATTAGCGAAATTGCTTATCAATCGTTACAACCTTGCTCAACCGAAAACCAATGCTGAAATTCAAAATCGTGACACACATCTTGAACAAAATTCGGATGATCTCGCACCGTTTGAAAACCCTCATCAAGTTCGTTTAATTACTGCCGATAATGCAATTACTACACTAGGTATGTTTGCAGCATGTTTGGCGTTTGCTGAATTTATGACTGGCTTTAGTAAGGGAACTTGGTTTGAGTTACCAACTTTCGTTTGGGCACTTGGTGGCGGTGTAATCTTAAGAAATATTTTAGAAAGCGTGTTGAAAATTGATATTTTTGACCGTGCGATTGATGTTTTTGGTAATGCGTCTTTGTCGCTTTATTTAGCAATGGCATTGCTTTCATTAAAGCTTTGGCAACTTGCAGATTTAGCAGGTCCACTTGTGGTGATTTTAGGTGCTCAAACGATTACGATGGCGTTATATGCAGCATTTGTGACGTTCCGTGTAATGGGCAAAAACTATGATGCAGCGGTGTTGTCAGCAGGGCATTGTGGTTTTGGTATGGGCGCAACGCCAACAGCAGTAGCAAATATGCAAGCGATTACCAACATGTATGGTCCATCGCATAAGGCATTTTTAATTGTTCCGCTTTGTGGTGCGTTCTTTGTCGATTTAATTAATGCCACGGTTATTCAG
This genomic stretch from Acinetobacter oleivorans DR1 harbors:
- a CDS encoding alpha/beta fold hydrolase, coding for MSLLLKVRQNVPQLQSIKKSLQTRAGQKIPHMLINASDLFFRGPEIALSGKTPFDVIYKHEIISLRHYRNEADISTPKHRVPLVIVPPLAVNMLIYDLFPTRSFVRYFLAHGFDVYLIDWGVPTRHQAKYNFGTYIKVFMPQMLKQVREHSGQQQLSLHGWSLGGALSLCYTALFKDKDIKNLIILASPIDTHKAGYMGKLYGSLTKPAEWVRKHTPFRIRHHVPSKAFHIHGWQNTLGFKLTDPIGNLKTYWELFKNLDNREFIVDHATSSSFIDNMLAYPGGVMRDIILRFWIDNELSNGVVKFGELTAYLKDIECSVLALGGSTDIIVTADAVKPLMDLISSQDKTFKVVPGGHMGVVSGSQAPTAVWPQISNWLVERSG
- a CDS encoding AraC family transcriptional regulator, with protein sequence MSIQLYWDFPRSISAIRILLMIGQQYGLTPESCIENTHISLDDLSQPNFEVKAEQEFLVIRNLLKLLDPTLPLSIEAGLRHHTTTFGAWGFAILSSQTMKEALHFAMRYFQLSSIFCNLEVIQEDIYTLLIFDHSQLPDDLACFLVERDLITVISIQRDVLPIQFPVMSINIALPAPVYADKFPELTGYPIQFNQPRSCIIFESSLLDLPLPQADPFIRARYEEECQQLWTRRSSLGSYSQKVRNILLQQPSQMPRIDEMAAHLQVNLRTLQRHLAIEEVTYEQLIDDIRKDLAEDLLKTTNLTVEEVAIQLGYSEVSAFSRAFKRWKGISPRNFRWQK
- a CDS encoding NADPH-dependent F420 reductase — translated: MKIGIVGVGNIGKTLARLLKEAGHTIYVANSRGVDGVRKIADEINVEAVDIYGAVNSSDVIILSIPFPAIKELPTDLFYSAATDKVIIDTSNYYPDFRDPHIKEIDDGMTESVWVSTQINRPVIKAFNNILAYSLAELGQVEGSKNRLAIAVAGDSVPSKDVVMSLVNDIGFDPVDAGSLEDSWRQQPCTPAYCCDYDQQMMRKGLAIAQKGEAQKKRDRLPELFSSLGANPTHQDIVQMNRDLNPILD
- a CDS encoding TetR/AcrR family transcriptional regulator — protein: MSSIQSQKSNYHHGNVREELLDAGLAHLKNSDAESLSFREMARQIGVSGNAVYRHFENKESFLAALAAKGFQLLQEEQSQTLQDANSQPEALKLFGLAYINFAKNNRNLFALMFNPDLQKNEALELKEAVGNTYTQLHQLTASILGVDENDAQVEVLAMLSCSLVHGLSHLLLEGRLAESEEKANNLVLLIMNYATSLLTGAGVDKH
- a CDS encoding fatty acid desaturase; translated protein: MLNNKDGKHESLTAALKALYDQTKAKVGDADLEHIRNVAAYSQAIKARSNELIQQGGKPNAIMRGAILGALHTLLEFSELGHNIMHGSYDHLPNAGSFHSERWVWNFMVDPYEWRVMHHQNHHPFTNIVGVDHDLGYSFLRIKPGQPWYGHHTLQLPLLWVLLLTTPNLVFSLFTGASAAKTEGRKVLSRTTIEQTLKLTKKYIAQHFWKDPLSVSPHRILPTFFGNYLSTVLGYDLTVAVLFLEHHSPNVELFSDPGLSETEEEYFRRQILATSNFTPYAQLDNYFKTLLEEEVKFDNPPTFDVFYGGLDTHLEHHLFPDLPCNRQREIQPFVKEICLQHGLPYNVMSLEDVVPDMMVNVLKLASPVGEQERGNFFKILKNPKELLRRVVYGAQYKLPDNMTYLNKPRFYNVPVKVLAVFPQAGNQALMIRFEKPQGWEGVTWEAGAFISVRVDVEDESLVRQYSLLRDSHEADNCLEIAVKRVEGGRVSNYINDHIKKNSHMILVGVPQASPDFIMKEVPKQIIFLAGGVGITPILSMLRKARREAPHSQVKLLYFNRNERSIIFEHELREVANLSGFDVHFICNEIDPNYPITGQMYQAKLSAELLAKVVPDITAHEVYVCAPPGFITASKSMLLDLGLPEIQFHTESFTPPVVEHPTDGKDHVIHFARSGIEIVVDGGTTLLEAARLAGVNIPSGCERGLCRACVCNKLQGVTTLDQYKAQPDLRITTCNSLPRSDKLVLDI
- the gltS gene encoding sodium/glutamate symporter, producing the protein MEFVFNGFYTLISAVIVLLLGRFLVNRIDFLKRYNIPEPVAGGLVAAVVSLLVHTIWGYSIVFSSELQTSFMLVFFASIGLSANFMKLKEGGMALVIFLVCVASFIVVQNAVGMSLATLLGLDPLIGLIAGSITLTGGHGTAGAWGEILETQHGIQGALALGMASATFGLIIGGVIGGPLAKLLINRYNLAQPKTNAEIQNRDTHLEQNSDDLAPFENPHQVRLITADNAITTLGMFAACLAFAEFMTGFSKGTWFELPTFVWALGGGVILRNILESVLKIDIFDRAIDVFGNASLSLYLAMALLSLKLWQLADLAGPLVVILGAQTITMALYAAFVTFRVMGKNYDAAVLSAGHCGFGMGATPTAVANMQAITNMYGPSHKAFLIVPLCGAFFVDLINATVIQLMLKFVV
- a CDS encoding winged helix-turn-helix transcriptional regulator, producing MKAARDWNCEDPQQRIVWAKITSEALKAIEGKWKIIILCQLFAAKQPLRFSALEKLIEGVNQKMLIQQLKQLEQDGIIKRTVYPQVPPKVEYELSEIGLALGPSMEALIEWAEFKNQKLNSDSK
- a CDS encoding oxidoreductase; amino-acid sequence: MSNSQVVVITGVSSGIGQVTAEKFAKKGHKVFGTVRNKVKAQPIEGVELIEMDVSDEDSVQLGIHSIIDKAGRIDILINNAGASLTGAIEETSIKEAEFLFNTNVFSILRTIQAVLPYMRIQHYGRIINISSVLGFLPSPYMGVYSATKHAVEGLSESLDHELRQFGIRVTLVQPSFTKTNLDKNAPVVSSKIPEYDNERNLATQAISNQINHGSQPDAVADTIVTAALNDWQMRRTPSGQASLLSKLRRFMPSGPVDKSIRKTFGLK